In one Actinomyces trachealis genomic region, the following are encoded:
- a CDS encoding MerR family transcriptional regulator has protein sequence MSDTKEVTMTGHHTITGVGRTNSEQTSQLAGAHTDADVQQPLTVGHAAELVGVSVRTLHHWDEIGLVTPSERSWAGYRLYTPADVGRIHQVLLYRATGMPLAQVAEVLNQPDVDALSHLSRQRDLLTARIAHLTRMLRAVETMMEKDTMGEKLSAAQRAEIMGDQWDPTWEAEAEERWGHTDDWKVSTQRMAAKTLKEFEADKERIEAVERKLAVAMVDGVKPGSKEANDLAEEHRASLSWFDVTHAKHVLLARGYVCDPRFKRHYDDVAPGLAEWLKAVVDANAAAHGVDPEAATWQ, from the coding sequence ATGAGCGACACCAAGGAGGTGACTATGACAGGTCACCACACCATCACCGGCGTCGGTCGCACTAACAGTGAGCAGACCAGCCAGCTTGCAGGCGCACACACCGACGCCGATGTGCAACAGCCGCTGACTGTCGGACACGCGGCCGAACTGGTGGGGGTCAGCGTCAGAACGTTGCACCACTGGGACGAGATCGGCCTGGTCACGCCGTCGGAACGCAGCTGGGCCGGGTACCGGCTCTACACGCCCGCCGACGTGGGGCGCATCCATCAGGTGCTCCTGTACCGGGCGACCGGTATGCCTCTGGCGCAGGTGGCTGAGGTGCTGAACCAGCCTGATGTGGACGCTCTCAGTCACCTGTCCCGGCAGCGGGACTTGCTGACTGCACGCATCGCCCATCTGACCCGGATGCTCCGGGCAGTGGAAACAATGATGGAGAAGGACACCATGGGAGAGAAGCTAAGCGCCGCGCAGCGTGCCGAGATCATGGGGGACCAGTGGGATCCCACCTGGGAGGCTGAGGCCGAGGAGCGTTGGGGTCACACAGATGACTGGAAGGTCTCTACCCAGCGCATGGCCGCCAAGACCCTGAAAGAGTTTGAGGCGGACAAGGAACGCATTGAGGCGGTGGAGCGAAAGCTTGCCGTCGCGATGGTCGATGGTGTCAAGCCCGGCTCTAAGGAGGCCAACGACCTGGCGGAGGAGCATCGCGCCAGCCTCAGCTGGTTTGACGTGACCCACGCCAAGCATGTGCTCTTGGCGCGCGGTTACGTCTGTGACCCGCGTTTCAAGCGGCACTACGACGACGTCGCCCCCGGCCTGGCTGAGTGGCTTAAGGCAGTGGTGGATGCCAATGCTGCTGCTCACGGCGTCGATCCGGAGGCGGCCACCTGGCAGTGA
- a CDS encoding inositol-3-phosphate synthase, whose translation MSSIRVGIVGVGNCASSLVQGVTYYREATATDTVPGLMHTDFGGYLPRDLQFVAAFDVDAAKVGLDLAEAIKVPTNNTIHLADVAPIGVTVLRGHTLDGLGEYYRATITESSDEPVDVTAALQEAKVDVLVSYLPVGAEEAARFYAQCAIDAHCGFINCMPVFIGSTKEWSDKFAAAGVPIIGDDIKSQLGATITHRVLARLFEERGCVLDRTYQLNVGGNMDFKNMLQRSRLESKKISKTNAVQSNLRSRLDDHDVHIGPSDHVAWLDDRKWAYVRLEGRNFGDAPISLEYKLEVWDSPNSAGIVIDAIRAAKIALDRGIGGELLSAASYFMKSPMEQRPDEEARASVEEFIAGTRER comes from the coding sequence ATGAGCTCGATTCGCGTTGGCATTGTCGGAGTCGGAAACTGCGCATCGTCCCTGGTACAGGGCGTCACCTACTACCGGGAGGCCACCGCCACGGACACCGTCCCCGGACTCATGCACACCGACTTCGGCGGCTACCTGCCCCGCGACCTCCAATTCGTGGCGGCCTTCGACGTCGATGCCGCCAAGGTGGGTCTGGACCTGGCCGAGGCCATTAAGGTCCCCACCAACAACACCATCCACTTGGCCGACGTTGCCCCCATAGGCGTAACCGTGCTGCGTGGCCACACCCTGGATGGCTTGGGGGAGTACTACCGCGCCACCATCACCGAGTCCAGCGACGAGCCCGTGGACGTTACCGCCGCCCTGCAGGAAGCCAAGGTGGACGTGCTGGTCTCCTACCTGCCGGTTGGTGCGGAGGAAGCTGCCCGCTTCTACGCCCAGTGCGCCATTGACGCGCACTGCGGCTTCATCAACTGCATGCCTGTGTTCATCGGCTCCACCAAGGAGTGGAGTGACAAGTTCGCGGCCGCTGGCGTGCCAATCATCGGCGACGACATCAAGAGCCAGCTAGGCGCCACCATCACGCACCGTGTGCTGGCCCGCCTGTTCGAGGAGCGCGGCTGCGTACTGGACCGCACCTACCAGCTCAACGTGGGCGGCAACATGGACTTCAAGAACATGCTGCAGCGCTCCCGCCTAGAGTCCAAGAAGATCTCCAAGACCAACGCTGTGCAGTCCAACCTGCGCAGCCGCCTGGATGACCACGACGTGCACATCGGCCCTTCCGACCACGTGGCCTGGCTGGACGACCGCAAATGGGCCTACGTGCGCCTAGAGGGCCGCAACTTCGGTGACGCCCCCATCTCCCTGGAGTACAAGCTTGAGGTGTGGGACTCCCCCAACTCCGCTGGCATCGTGATCGACGCGATCCGCGCCGCCAAAATCGCTCTGGACCGGGGTATCGGCGGCGAACTGTTGAGCGCCGCCTCCTACTTCATGAAGTCCCCCATGGAGCAGCGCCCCGACGAGGAGGCCCGCGCCAGCGTGGAAGAGTTCATCGCCGGAACCCGCGAGCGCTGA
- a CDS encoding transglycosylase domain-containing protein has product MSQPTAGPGRPAGRKLAQAANAGRLPKRKTSSSQLTRAAATSAPPPGGQPTRSVSKRNKQQVDKPKGWRRVFNYPRYGKGPIRRWLPSWRFLLACFFLIVAAIGGVFAWAYSTINVPEPSEFAQAQTSTVYYADGTTVMGQFAEVDRTIIDTTKLPKYVGDAVVASEDRSFYTNKGVDPKGIVRALVNNLRGGGRQGASTLTQQYIKNYYVDTTSSYSGKFKQAIMAIKIDRQKSKSEILDSYLNTVYFGRGAYGIEAAAKAFFGVSAAELTPSQAALLAGIMPAPSAWDPDIDRAQAEQRWGRVMDFMAEDGYITDADRAAATAMPETISPKTDEVFAGPNGYLLQMVRKELAKKADLSNERVDTGGYKIVTTINKADQEAAVAAIANLPEGADPNLRAALVSIDVKTGGILALYGGKDYLTEQVNSATDAVAQAGSTFKPFAMVAALENGMTLANGYPGKSPIWMNGTRFENYENVSYGFCDLVKSTAYSVNTSYLQLNDALGANRTNEVAIRAGYPEDTVGMDTVVQSVLGSASPHTLDIATAYATFASGGTRRDSHIVGSVSNAGGSAVYAPDTTGRKVFGDGVMADATYAMQKVVEYGSGTTALALDRPVAGKTGSSSDNKSAQFVGFTPQVATAVTLYQSGSDGSEQSITPWGKYEEITGSTYPADIFTEYMRTALADLPVEKFPGRTDGSYRAGRLEGARSSNKVELPADEKTSAPDPNRRGQQQPEQQEEPAPEPTAGSLIPAPTPGASNRPEERPVPQITEVPSAAPQEKPSPEPEVTVPANDGQRHGGAQGQRNG; this is encoded by the coding sequence GTGTCACAACCGACCGCAGGCCCCGGGCGGCCCGCAGGACGCAAGCTCGCCCAGGCGGCTAACGCAGGACGGCTCCCCAAGAGGAAGACCAGCTCATCCCAACTGACTCGCGCCGCAGCCACAAGCGCTCCGCCTCCAGGTGGTCAGCCCACCCGCTCCGTGTCCAAGCGGAACAAGCAACAGGTAGACAAGCCCAAGGGCTGGCGCCGTGTCTTCAATTACCCTCGCTACGGCAAGGGGCCGATCCGCCGCTGGCTGCCTTCCTGGCGCTTCCTGCTAGCGTGTTTCTTCCTGATAGTGGCTGCTATTGGCGGCGTCTTCGCCTGGGCCTACTCCACGATCAACGTGCCCGAGCCCAGCGAGTTCGCGCAGGCCCAGACCTCCACCGTCTACTACGCGGATGGCACCACCGTCATGGGACAGTTCGCTGAGGTGGACCGCACCATCATCGACACCACCAAGCTGCCGAAGTATGTGGGCGACGCCGTCGTGGCCAGTGAGGATCGCAGCTTTTACACCAACAAGGGTGTGGACCCCAAGGGCATCGTGCGCGCCCTAGTGAACAACCTGCGCGGCGGTGGGCGCCAGGGCGCCTCCACCCTCACTCAGCAGTACATCAAGAACTACTACGTGGACACGACCTCCTCGTACTCGGGCAAGTTCAAGCAAGCCATCATGGCCATCAAAATTGACCGGCAGAAGTCTAAGTCGGAGATTCTGGACTCCTACCTGAACACCGTGTACTTCGGCCGGGGCGCCTACGGGATCGAGGCGGCTGCAAAAGCCTTCTTCGGTGTCAGTGCAGCCGAGCTCACCCCCTCACAGGCGGCGCTGCTGGCGGGCATCATGCCGGCGCCCTCGGCTTGGGACCCGGACATAGACCGAGCGCAGGCCGAGCAGCGGTGGGGCCGCGTCATGGACTTCATGGCGGAGGACGGTTACATAACCGACGCCGACCGTGCCGCAGCCACCGCAATGCCGGAAACCATCTCTCCCAAGACCGATGAGGTCTTCGCTGGCCCCAACGGCTACCTGCTGCAGATGGTTCGCAAAGAGCTGGCAAAAAAGGCGGACCTGTCCAACGAGCGGGTGGACACCGGCGGCTACAAGATCGTCACCACGATCAACAAGGCCGACCAAGAGGCGGCGGTGGCCGCGATCGCCAACCTGCCAGAAGGCGCCGACCCCAACCTGCGTGCGGCCCTGGTGTCTATTGATGTCAAGACCGGAGGGATCCTGGCCCTCTACGGCGGCAAGGACTACCTCACCGAACAGGTGAACTCTGCCACGGACGCCGTCGCCCAGGCGGGCTCTACGTTCAAGCCTTTTGCCATGGTGGCAGCCCTGGAGAACGGGATGACCCTAGCCAATGGCTACCCCGGCAAGTCGCCGATCTGGATGAACGGCACCCGCTTTGAGAACTACGAGAACGTGTCCTACGGCTTCTGCGATCTGGTGAAGTCCACGGCCTACTCTGTGAACACTTCATACCTACAACTCAATGACGCCCTGGGCGCAAACCGCACCAATGAGGTGGCTATCCGGGCTGGGTACCCGGAGGACACCGTCGGTATGGACACGGTGGTGCAGTCGGTGCTCGGCTCCGCCTCACCCCACACCCTTGATATCGCCACCGCCTACGCAACCTTCGCGTCTGGCGGCACCCGCCGCGACAGCCATATCGTTGGCTCAGTGTCGAACGCTGGGGGATCTGCTGTCTATGCGCCGGACACCACTGGGCGGAAAGTCTTCGGGGACGGTGTCATGGCGGACGCGACCTACGCCATGCAGAAGGTTGTGGAGTACGGCTCAGGCACCACCGCGCTCGCACTCGATCGGCCGGTGGCTGGCAAGACCGGCTCTTCTTCAGACAACAAGTCGGCGCAGTTCGTCGGCTTCACTCCCCAGGTGGCGACGGCAGTGACGCTCTACCAGTCCGGCTCTGACGGCTCCGAGCAGTCGATCACCCCTTGGGGTAAGTACGAGGAGATCACCGGCTCCACCTACCCAGCAGACATCTTCACTGAGTACATGCGGACAGCGTTGGCGGACCTGCCTGTAGAGAAGTTCCCGGGCCGCACCGACGGCTCCTACCGTGCCGGTCGGCTTGAGGGCGCCCGTAGCAGCAACAAGGTTGAGCTACCTGCCGACGAGAAGACCTCCGCGCCTGACCCCAACCGTCGTGGCCAGCAGCAGCCTGAGCAGCAGGAGGAGCCCGCACCTGAACCCACTGCTGGGAGCCTGATACCCGCTCCAACACCGGGGGCTAGCAACAGGCCTGAGGAGCGGCCAGTACCGCAGATCACCGAGGTGCCTTCGGCGGCTCCCCAAGAGAAGCCGTCGCCCGAGCCCGAGGTGACCGTGCCAGCCAATGACGGCCAAAGACATGGCGGCGCTCAAGGTCAGCGGAACGGCTAA
- the rpsF gene encoding 30S ribosomal protein S6 — MRHYEIMIILNPETDERTVAPSLEKLLQVVPSNGGTVDKVDIWGKRRLAYDIKKKSEGFYVVVDMTTTPEIAQELDRQLGLNESVLRTKLLRPEA; from the coding sequence ATGCGTCACTACGAGATCATGATCATTCTCAACCCCGAAACGGACGAGCGCACTGTCGCTCCGTCGCTTGAGAAGCTGCTGCAGGTCGTCCCCAGCAATGGTGGGACCGTGGACAAGGTCGACATCTGGGGTAAGCGTCGTCTTGCGTACGACATCAAGAAGAAGTCCGAGGGCTTCTACGTCGTCGTCGACATGACCACCACGCCTGAGATCGCCCAGGAACTTGACCGCCAGCTCGGCCTCAACGAGTCCGTGCTGCGCACCAAGTTACTGCGCCCCGAGGCCTGA
- a CDS encoding single-stranded DNA-binding protein: MTGEPIITVVGNLVADPEMRFTPNGAAVASFRVASTPRSFNRNTNQWEDGEALFLSCTVWRDTADNVASSLKKGMRVIVQGRLTQRSYTTREGENRTVYELQVDEVGPSLRYAKAEVTRTPRAGGPGGPGGPGGFGGQGGQGGGYQGGGQNQGGYQGGGYNGGQQTSYNAPAGGAADDPWSTGTSFGDEPPF, from the coding sequence ATGACCGGGGAGCCGATCATTACTGTTGTGGGAAACCTGGTGGCGGACCCGGAGATGCGCTTTACCCCTAACGGGGCGGCGGTCGCTTCCTTCCGTGTGGCTTCCACGCCTAGGTCTTTTAACCGCAACACGAATCAGTGGGAGGACGGTGAGGCGCTGTTCCTGTCGTGCACCGTGTGGCGGGACACGGCTGACAACGTGGCCTCCTCGCTGAAGAAGGGCATGCGCGTGATCGTGCAGGGCCGTCTGACCCAGCGCTCCTACACCACTCGTGAGGGTGAGAACCGTACGGTCTATGAGCTGCAGGTCGATGAGGTCGGCCCGTCCCTGCGTTACGCCAAGGCCGAGGTCACCCGCACCCCACGCGCCGGCGGACCCGGCGGACCCGGTGGCCCCGGAGGTTTCGGTGGCCAGGGTGGCCAAGGTGGCGGCTACCAGGGCGGTGGTCAGAACCAGGGCGGCTACCAGGGTGGCGGTTACAACGGGGGCCAGCAGACCTCTTACAACGCCCCCGCTGGTGGCGCTGCGGACGACCCGTGGAGCACAGGCACGTCCTTTGGCGACGAGCCGCCGTTCTAG
- the rpsR gene encoding 30S ribosomal protein S18 has translation MAKPQLRKPKKKVGPVKAIKVGVIDYKDTATLRKFISDRGKIRARRVTGVSVQEQRKIAKAVKNAREMALLPYSSSAR, from the coding sequence ATGGCGAAGCCTCAGCTTCGTAAGCCGAAGAAAAAGGTCGGCCCGGTCAAGGCCATCAAGGTCGGCGTCATTGACTACAAGGACACCGCCACCCTGCGGAAGTTCATCTCCGACCGTGGCAAGATCCGTGCGCGCCGCGTCACCGGCGTCTCCGTCCAGGAGCAGCGCAAGATCGCCAAGGCCGTGAAGAACGCCCGCGAGATGGCCCTGCTGCCCTACTCGAGTTCTGCTCGCTGA
- the rplI gene encoding 50S ribosomal protein L9 has translation MTTKLILTHDVAHLGAAGEVVDVKDGYARNYLLPRKLATPWTKGAQRQIDQMAEARRKRSIESLEQAQAARAWLTENVVTVYATSGANGRLFGGVSTADLAEAVKAADGPAVDRRKIQIVPPIKSTGRHSATVRLHTDVVAPIEVNVVAAR, from the coding sequence ATGACCACCAAACTTATTCTCACGCACGACGTCGCCCACCTTGGCGCTGCCGGTGAGGTCGTGGACGTTAAGGACGGCTACGCCCGCAACTACCTGCTGCCCCGCAAGCTGGCCACCCCGTGGACCAAGGGCGCCCAGCGCCAGATCGACCAGATGGCTGAGGCCCGCCGCAAGCGCTCCATCGAGTCCCTGGAGCAGGCCCAGGCCGCCCGCGCCTGGCTGACTGAGAACGTCGTGACCGTCTACGCCACCTCTGGTGCCAACGGTCGCCTCTTCGGTGGCGTGTCCACCGCAGACCTGGCCGAGGCCGTTAAGGCCGCCGATGGCCCCGCCGTGGACCGCCGTAAGATCCAGATCGTGCCCCCGATCAAGTCCACTGGCCGTCACAGCGCCACCGTGCGCCTGCACACCGACGTCGTCGCCCCGATCGAGGTCAACGTCGTAGCCGCCCGCTGA
- a CDS encoding MATE family efflux transporter has translation MPATPNPLNRRILSLALPALGALVAEPLFVLIDSAMVGHLGAESLAGLSLASTILTTVVGLFVFLAYATTATTARLFGAGERRAGLRAGVDGLWLAALLGLFAGVLLATTAPLVVSALGGRGAVATAAVAYLRASAAGVPGMLVVFAATGALRGLLDTRTPFVVATAGAVANVLLNATFLYGLHLGIAGSGLGTALAQTGMGVALTLPLAKAARTEGVVLRPSGTGLGSSLGAGTPLLVRNISLRVAILATVWAATSLGQAPLAAHQVVNTIWGLAAFSMDALAIAAQALVGTALGEASADAKPTDALLDKAEPNDTVLPQRLGVSVDAVLHRCLAWGVGTGMVIGMLVAATSPWLPLLFTTDASVSAAARPALLVAAAAMPLAGAVFLFDGVLMGAGDGRYLACAGVATLVPYLPAAYAVAHGWPAGDGAGLLWLWGAFAWLFMGARAVTTGLRARSEAWRH, from the coding sequence GTGCCCGCTACCCCGAACCCGCTGAACCGGCGCATCCTGTCTCTGGCGCTGCCAGCCTTGGGGGCATTGGTGGCCGAGCCACTGTTCGTGTTGATCGACTCCGCCATGGTTGGGCATCTGGGTGCAGAGAGCCTGGCGGGCCTGTCCCTGGCCTCCACGATCCTGACCACCGTGGTGGGGCTGTTCGTCTTCCTGGCATACGCCACCACGGCTACCACCGCGCGCCTCTTTGGGGCCGGTGAGCGGCGGGCGGGTTTGCGTGCAGGTGTGGATGGCCTCTGGCTGGCAGCATTACTGGGCCTGTTCGCGGGCGTTCTCTTGGCGACGACGGCGCCCCTAGTGGTCTCTGCCCTAGGTGGCCGGGGGGCTGTGGCCACCGCGGCGGTCGCATACCTACGAGCCTCAGCGGCAGGCGTGCCGGGCATGCTGGTAGTCTTCGCGGCCACCGGGGCGCTGCGAGGCCTGCTGGACACGCGTACCCCCTTCGTCGTGGCCACGGCGGGGGCGGTGGCAAACGTGCTGCTAAACGCCACCTTCCTCTACGGCCTGCACCTGGGGATCGCGGGCTCGGGTCTGGGCACCGCCCTGGCACAGACCGGCATGGGGGTGGCGCTCACACTCCCGCTCGCTAAGGCTGCGCGTACCGAAGGTGTGGTGCTGCGACCCAGTGGCACGGGGCTGGGTAGCTCGCTGGGGGCGGGTACTCCTCTGCTGGTGCGCAACATCTCCCTGCGCGTCGCGATCCTGGCCACCGTCTGGGCGGCCACCAGCCTGGGGCAGGCACCCCTGGCGGCGCACCAGGTGGTCAACACGATCTGGGGCCTGGCTGCCTTCAGCATGGACGCGCTGGCGATCGCCGCGCAAGCCCTGGTAGGCACCGCTTTGGGTGAGGCTTCCGCCGACGCAAAGCCCACTGACGCGCTGCTTGATAAGGCCGAACCCAACGACACTGTGCTCCCACAGCGCCTGGGTGTGAGCGTTGACGCTGTGCTACACCGCTGCCTGGCCTGGGGTGTGGGCACTGGCATGGTTATCGGGATGCTGGTGGCGGCCACTAGCCCCTGGCTGCCGCTGCTGTTCACCACTGACGCGAGTGTCTCTGCAGCTGCGCGCCCCGCCCTGCTGGTAGCAGCCGCTGCGATGCCGCTGGCTGGGGCGGTGTTCCTTTTCGACGGCGTGCTAATGGGCGCCGGGGACGGTCGCTACTTGGCGTGCGCCGGGGTTGCAACACTGGTGCCTTACCTGCCCGCCGCCTACGCCGTCGCCCACGGCTGGCCCGCGGGTGATGGCGCAGGGCTGCTGTGGTTGTGGGGGGCCTTCGCCTGGCTGTTCATGGGCGCGCGGGCCGTGACCACGGGCCTGCGCGCCCGCTCTGAGGCCTGGCGCCACTAG
- the dnaB gene encoding replicative DNA helicase, protein MPPQDLNAEVCTLGSMLLSKDAIAVVQSELLADDFYLPAHVTIYDVISEIYAAGEPVDPVIVADALTKHGQLERIGGLDYLSTLIMSVPTAANAGYYARIVREKAILRRLVQAGTRVTQLGYTSQPGDVEELVNQAQAEVYNVNHKRQSEDYIAIGQLLDAVNLEIEVSQSRDANQMTGLSTGFTELDELTGGLQAGQMVIVAARPAMGKSTLAMDFCRSASIHHGKTSCYFSLEMGRMEIMMRLLSAEASVELTKLRGGMSMSDQDWLDLAQAYNPVDSARLFIDDSPNLTMPEIRSKCIRMKDQEDLGLVVIDYLQLMSSGKRVESRQQEVSEFSRQLKLLAKELEIPVVAVAQLNRGPEQREGKKPQMSDLRESGSLEQDADIIMLLHRPSYYDPEQRPGEADIIVAKHRNGETKTIPVAFQGHLARFANMARDVSAPDPDYE, encoded by the coding sequence ATGCCCCCTCAGGACCTCAACGCGGAAGTCTGCACGCTCGGCTCCATGCTGCTGAGCAAGGACGCGATCGCCGTCGTTCAGTCTGAACTGTTGGCCGACGACTTCTACCTGCCCGCCCACGTCACCATCTATGACGTCATTTCCGAGATCTACGCCGCCGGGGAGCCCGTGGACCCGGTAATTGTGGCTGACGCCCTCACCAAGCACGGCCAGCTTGAACGCATCGGCGGGCTGGACTACCTGTCCACCCTCATCATGAGCGTGCCCACTGCTGCCAACGCCGGCTACTACGCGCGCATCGTGCGGGAGAAGGCGATCCTGCGGCGCCTAGTTCAGGCTGGCACACGTGTCACCCAGCTGGGGTACACCTCCCAGCCCGGCGACGTCGAGGAGCTGGTCAACCAGGCACAAGCAGAGGTCTACAACGTCAACCACAAGCGCCAGAGCGAGGACTACATCGCGATCGGCCAACTGTTAGACGCCGTCAACCTGGAGATTGAGGTCTCCCAGTCGCGTGACGCCAACCAGATGACCGGCCTGTCCACCGGCTTCACCGAACTAGATGAACTCACCGGTGGTCTACAGGCCGGACAGATGGTGATCGTGGCAGCCCGCCCCGCCATGGGTAAGTCCACGCTGGCAATGGACTTCTGCCGTTCGGCGTCGATCCACCACGGCAAGACCAGCTGCTACTTCTCCCTGGAGATGGGGCGCATGGAGATCATGATGCGTCTGCTATCTGCGGAAGCCTCCGTGGAGCTGACCAAGCTGCGCGGCGGCATGTCCATGAGCGACCAGGACTGGCTGGACCTGGCGCAGGCATACAACCCTGTGGACTCTGCGCGCCTGTTCATTGATGACTCGCCGAACCTGACCATGCCGGAGATTCGCTCCAAGTGCATCCGCATGAAGGACCAGGAGGACTTAGGGCTGGTGGTCATCGACTACCTACAGCTGATGAGTTCCGGCAAGCGCGTGGAGTCCCGCCAGCAAGAGGTCTCAGAGTTCTCCCGCCAGCTCAAGCTGCTGGCCAAGGAGCTGGAGATCCCGGTGGTCGCGGTGGCCCAGCTCAACCGTGGGCCCGAGCAGCGTGAGGGTAAGAAGCCGCAGATGAGTGACCTGCGTGAGTCCGGGTCGCTGGAGCAGGACGCGGACATCATCATGCTGCTACACCGCCCCAGCTACTACGACCCGGAGCAGCGCCCCGGCGAGGCGGACATCATCGTGGCTAAGCACCGCAACGGCGAAACCAAGACGATCCCGGTGGCCTTCCAGGGACATCTAGCGCGCTTTGCCAACATGGCGCGGGATGTGTCCGCGCCTGATCCCGACTACGAGTGA
- a CDS encoding thiamine-binding protein: protein MLVAFSVSPTTTDAPDGSVSEAVARAVAVVRASGLPNETTSMFTTLEGEWDECIAVVKAACQAVAEVSPRVALILKADIRPGWTGQLTAKVERVEQHLQERP, encoded by the coding sequence GTGCTTGTGGCTTTTTCTGTATCCCCAACAACCACCGACGCGCCGGACGGCTCGGTCAGCGAGGCGGTGGCGCGCGCCGTCGCCGTCGTGCGCGCATCTGGACTGCCCAACGAGACCACCTCCATGTTCACCACTCTGGAGGGGGAGTGGGACGAGTGCATAGCGGTGGTCAAGGCCGCCTGCCAGGCGGTGGCGGAGGTCAGTCCGCGCGTGGCCCTGATACTCAAGGCAGACATCCGCCCCGGCTGGACCGGACAGCTCACCGCCAAGGTCGAGCGCGTGGAGCAGCACCTGCAGGAGCGGCCCTAG
- a CDS encoding DUF4276 family protein has translation MKQVIVLVEGQTEEELVKNVLAPAALSRDVHLVPSVVITSASSAATHRGGGSWKHYEKQLRNFLANRHLSKVGLLLDYYAYPKDAPGQGLSGGGPGRQRTLVAALRSQLPDPRFRPLVVLHEIEALVLAAIDAGRGDDLFESLPLARLREQISQAGGPEQVDGGPLTAPSKRLETADPHYLKTVTGPLLVAEAGLQAVLARCPTFRTWWQDLLA, from the coding sequence ATGAAACAGGTGATTGTGCTGGTGGAGGGGCAGACCGAGGAGGAGCTGGTCAAGAACGTGCTGGCTCCGGCAGCCCTTTCACGAGACGTCCACCTGGTCCCTTCGGTGGTCATTACGTCAGCGAGTTCCGCCGCGACCCACCGGGGTGGTGGCAGCTGGAAGCACTACGAGAAGCAGCTGCGGAACTTTCTGGCTAACCGCCACCTGAGCAAGGTCGGTCTGCTGCTGGACTACTACGCCTACCCGAAGGACGCCCCAGGTCAAGGCCTCTCCGGCGGCGGCCCGGGTCGGCAGCGGACACTGGTGGCGGCGCTGCGTTCTCAGCTGCCGGACCCACGCTTCCGACCCCTGGTGGTGCTCCATGAGATAGAGGCGCTGGTGCTGGCGGCGATCGACGCCGGTCGTGGTGACGACCTGTTCGAGTCCCTCCCTCTGGCCCGGCTGCGTGAGCAGATCAGCCAGGCGGGCGGTCCGGAGCAGGTGGACGGCGGGCCGCTGACTGCGCCGTCGAAACGCCTGGAGACGGCGGACCCACACTACCTGAAGACCGTCACGGGACCGCTGCTGGTGGCTGAGGCTGGCCTGCAGGCCGTACTGGCGCGCTGCCCCACGTTCAGGACCTGGTGGCAGGACCTGCTGGCCTGA
- a CDS encoding AAA family ATPase: protein MLIELASGFDEEDKRNGYRVEVTEDWKDADLATLHEWLLFQAGRDQERPFAQDLGSGTSSQVRSLSESAVVDRLSGFAKYVGPILQGCRVFHFDDVSATAPVKSWSTLGDDLALRSDAQNIAAYLYKVKEEHPQHYRRIVTAVCHVTPFFDDFVLMPSKNERIRLRWRQKGMDRVFSAREASDGTLRFICLATLLLGPDLPATVVLDEPELGLHPAAIGLLAEMTRVAGRNGHKVILATQSVPLLSHYGVEEVVVLDRVDSATQARRPDPAQLEGFLEEYSTGNLWEMNLLGGRPAAEGTGS, encoded by the coding sequence GTGCTGATCGAGCTGGCCTCCGGCTTCGATGAGGAGGACAAGCGCAACGGCTACCGGGTGGAGGTCACGGAGGACTGGAAGGACGCGGACCTAGCCACCTTGCACGAGTGGCTGCTGTTCCAGGCTGGGCGGGACCAGGAACGGCCCTTCGCGCAGGACCTGGGCTCCGGCACCAGTAGCCAGGTCCGCAGCCTGTCTGAGTCGGCGGTCGTGGACCGGCTCAGCGGCTTCGCCAAGTACGTGGGCCCGATCCTGCAGGGGTGCCGGGTCTTCCACTTTGACGACGTCTCAGCGACCGCCCCGGTCAAGAGCTGGTCCACCCTGGGTGACGACCTGGCCCTGCGCTCGGACGCGCAGAACATCGCCGCCTACCTGTATAAGGTCAAGGAGGAGCACCCGCAGCACTACCGGCGCATTGTGACGGCGGTCTGTCACGTGACCCCGTTCTTTGACGACTTCGTGCTGATGCCCAGCAAGAATGAGCGCATCCGCCTGCGTTGGCGCCAGAAGGGCATGGACCGGGTGTTCTCGGCACGTGAGGCCAGCGACGGTACGCTGCGCTTCATCTGCCTGGCGACGCTGCTGCTGGGCCCGGACCTGCCTGCCACCGTGGTCCTGGACGAGCCCGAGCTGGGCCTGCACCCGGCGGCTATCGGCCTGCTGGCGGAGATGACACGGGTGGCGGGCCGCAACGGCCACAAGGTCATCCTGGCCACCCAGTCCGTGCCTCTGCTGTCCCACTACGGGGTGGAGGAGGTGGTGGTGCTGGACCGCGTGGACAGCGCCACCCAGGCCCGTCGGCCTGACCCCGCGCAGCTGGAGGGCTTCCTGGAGGAGTACTCCACCGGGAACCTGTGGGAGATGAACCTGCTGGGAGGCCGCCCCGCAGCCGAGGGGACCGGCTCATGA